The bacterium genome includes a window with the following:
- a CDS encoding oligosaccharide flippase family protein, with protein sequence MKESNQQHISKLAQNSIWAGAGGYLNFFFLPLSSLLTTRMLGAQDYGIYSLVQGWINILAGLCTVGIVGANLRLIPIYFGRTENNKIKGSILLTLTTVSLISLIAVISINLFPEAIANLIGRKNEENLKLDTVIIAAFQFYAVSILLTNIYQTFNSSLNGLQLIKYRVIGTDIAGPLIKLVSLALFLFFGFEVMGALSANLLQDLTICLLSLFFLIKKNPWLRDFSEKPHIEYSKISKFSGALFLDSILNKYTFQLDVVLLGYFGFLPVLGLYSVAQNLLRLVYMPSYSIIQIFGPMCGQLYSQNKMQELASLYKVATKWTITMSIPICAFIIYFAQSILSLFGREFSGGVTVAIIIGAGNLIADYLGMAGTLILATGRAYLNFMNSIIVAVINIALYYFFIPKYGIIGAAIAHSFSVLLINIIRVSQVWILYQIAPFSRNQTKPLVACLGALITVIIIDSFYLHDYSFFSVLIFLAIMGMVYGCMYILILRFLGFDSADQLIIDKLKAKFFKLKKR encoded by the coding sequence CACTACCCGAATGTTGGGTGCGCAAGACTACGGAATTTATAGCCTTGTCCAAGGATGGATCAATATTCTAGCGGGTCTTTGTACCGTGGGCATCGTGGGAGCCAATTTACGACTCATCCCAATTTATTTTGGACGGACGGAAAATAACAAAATTAAAGGATCGATATTACTTACCTTAACTACAGTTTCTTTAATTAGTCTTATCGCAGTCATCAGTATCAATCTGTTTCCAGAGGCAATTGCTAATCTTATTGGTCGAAAAAATGAAGAAAATCTAAAATTAGATACTGTAATAATTGCTGCGTTTCAATTTTATGCAGTCAGTATTTTGTTGACCAATATTTATCAAACATTTAATTCCTCATTAAACGGACTTCAACTTATTAAATACAGAGTTATTGGCACTGATATAGCTGGTCCGCTTATTAAACTAGTCTCATTGGCTCTTTTTTTGTTTTTTGGTTTTGAAGTAATGGGCGCATTAAGCGCTAATCTTTTACAGGATTTAACAATTTGCCTACTTAGTTTATTTTTTTTAATAAAAAAAAATCCATGGCTGCGTGATTTTTCAGAAAAGCCTCATATCGAGTATTCGAAAATTTCAAAATTCTCCGGCGCGCTTTTTTTAGATTCAATACTTAACAAATATACTTTTCAATTGGATGTTGTTCTGTTGGGTTATTTTGGTTTTTTACCGGTTTTAGGCTTGTACAGCGTTGCCCAAAATTTACTACGTTTAGTGTACATGCCGAGTTATTCTATTATACAAATTTTTGGACCCATGTGCGGTCAATTATACTCTCAAAATAAAATGCAGGAATTGGCGAGCCTTTACAAAGTCGCAACAAAATGGACTATAACCATGAGTATTCCTATATGTGCTTTCATAATTTATTTTGCACAATCAATTTTAAGTTTATTCGGCCGTGAATTTTCTGGCGGCGTAACCGTGGCGATAATAATCGGCGCAGGCAACTTAATTGCAGACTATTTGGGGATGGCAGGTACTTTAATCCTTGCAACAGGCCGCGCTTATCTTAATTTTATGAATTCAATTATTGTTGCTGTTATCAATATTGCTCTTTATTACTTTTTTATTCCAAAATATGGAATTATCGGTGCTGCAATTGCTCATTCATTCAGTGTTTTACTGATCAATATCATCAGAGTTTCTCAAGTTTGGATTTTATACCAAATCGCTCCTTTCTCAAGAAACCAAACCAAACCTCTTGTTGCATGCTTGGGAGCACTTATAACTGTAATAATCATTGATTCGTTCTATTTACACGATTACAGCTTTTTTAGTGTTTTAATTTTTCTCGCAATAATGGGAATGGTGTATGGTTGCATGTATATTTTAATACTCCGCTTTTTAGGCTTTGACAGCGCTGATCAATTAATTATCGACAAGCTCAAAGCTAAATTTTTTAAATTAAAAAAACGATGA
- a CDS encoding glycosyltransferase family 4 protein: MPLKVLHITSNGNIGGREKMLFQLVNLENKDDAIEPAVFFKYPEGPFCSKISALGVDVKSDVSFRIASNIIRSFETYDILVFHFVDWFLFLCAVLSGRPILYRLSGVYLLTTKKYRDVFKIFIQALSKKIRRKNSEKIASQGLSQNKTMPNSRSVYRIIKRYYFSMFLRYFCDKVVVNSRYTASSANRYYGVPFSKIKVIYNGVDILPKKHEHSLFRREFKFRDNDFLIGTVCRFDLRKRIDRLLEGFLSLQQDDQFKMIIVGGGDQNLENKFKQFVRDHGIADRVFFTGFREDVDQIVSALDLFVLPSDNEAFGVAVIEAMFLEKPVIVFNDSGGPVEIIGSDHEIGFIIDHPDEIAQIAMRLRQNPQFGKHIGNRAAKIVTEKFSISRFQQEFKKIYLNYWND, from the coding sequence ATGCCTTTAAAAGTACTTCACATTACCAGCAACGGCAATATCGGTGGCCGCGAGAAAATGTTATTTCAATTAGTAAATTTGGAAAATAAAGATGACGCTATTGAGCCGGCGGTCTTTTTTAAATATCCGGAAGGGCCGTTTTGTAGCAAGATCAGTGCGCTAGGAGTTGATGTAAAAAGTGACGTCTCATTCCGGATAGCCAGCAACATTATTCGCAGCTTTGAAACATACGATATTTTGGTTTTTCATTTTGTGGATTGGTTTTTATTTTTGTGCGCTGTCTTATCGGGCAGGCCGATTTTATATCGATTGTCAGGTGTTTATTTGCTGACCACGAAAAAATATCGGGATGTATTCAAGATTTTTATACAAGCGTTGTCCAAGAAAATTCGCCGCAAAAATAGTGAGAAAATTGCATCGCAAGGACTTTCTCAAAATAAGACGATGCCAAACTCAAGATCGGTTTATCGTATTATTAAACGTTATTACTTTAGTATGTTCTTACGTTATTTTTGTGATAAGGTCGTGGTCAATAGCCGGTATACAGCATCTTCGGCTAATCGATATTATGGTGTTCCATTTTCCAAAATTAAAGTGATTTACAATGGTGTTGATATTCTTCCCAAGAAACATGAGCACTCATTATTTCGCCGTGAATTTAAATTTAGAGATAATGACTTTTTAATTGGGACGGTGTGTCGATTCGATTTACGAAAGAGAATCGACAGATTGCTGGAAGGATTTCTTTCACTGCAACAAGATGATCAATTTAAAATGATTATAGTTGGAGGTGGAGATCAAAATCTCGAAAATAAATTCAAACAATTTGTTCGTGATCATGGCATAGCCGATAGAGTTTTTTTTACAGGTTTTCGTGAAGATGTCGATCAAATCGTATCGGCACTTGATCTTTTTGTGCTTCCATCGGACAATGAAGCATTTGGCGTTGCGGTCATTGAAGCGATGTTTTTAGAGAAGCCGGTTATTGTTTTCAATGATAGCGGTGGACCCGTAGAGATCATTGGCAGTGATCATGAGATTGGGTTTATTATTGATCATCCTGATGAAATTGCTCAAATTGCGATGCGCCTACGCCAAAATCCCCAATTTGGAAAACACATTGGCAATCGCGCCGCTAAAATTGTCACTGAAAAATTTTCAATCAGTCGGTTTCAACAAGAATTTAAAAAAATATATTTGAATTATTGGAATGATTAA
- the waaF gene encoding lipopolysaccharide heptosyltransferase II, which produces MFKLLLYFVIKLYHIFSRKHLLVITKRTFLIQVSSGIGDALMAIPFLRALNEAFPNAMIDVLCSGPTAEILESHPGIRKIFLLERGWQSIKLIRQLRYERYDAYIGLIPSNTILQILVPYFANIPLLIKHRSPHHGFRNYDFLFHQIADIPEGRHRIKCNGDLLSRLNVSTKFGNHFPEIYLQEQNTVSAEKKLSESNFNKSKATVGFHPGCNPSASFKRWPTERYAQLADWLQKEIGVQVIIVGGKDEMSDVQKIKSQMVSIPVVVAGKCTLKETAAVIKKCSFFVTNDSGIMHLATAVKVPTFAIFGPKDDRHIGPYGNNHTVIRNGNDVKNVTLEQVKQILLDSPYGIKGLTNSAN; this is translated from the coding sequence ATGTTTAAACTTCTTCTCTATTTTGTAATTAAACTTTATCACATTTTTTCCCGGAAACATCTACTCGTTATTACTAAACGTACTTTCTTAATTCAGGTCTCTTCCGGCATTGGTGATGCACTGATGGCGATACCTTTTTTGAGAGCGCTCAATGAAGCTTTTCCAAATGCCATGATTGATGTCTTATGCAGCGGTCCTACAGCGGAAATTCTTGAGAGTCATCCGGGAATCCGAAAAATTTTCTTGTTGGAGCGGGGTTGGCAATCGATAAAACTTATACGGCAATTACGCTATGAGCGGTACGATGCCTATATTGGTTTAATTCCGAGTAATACGATTCTTCAGATACTCGTTCCTTATTTTGCAAATATTCCGCTGCTCATCAAACACCGTTCGCCTCACCATGGTTTTCGCAATTACGATTTTTTGTTTCATCAAATAGCCGATATACCCGAAGGGCGTCACCGGATTAAGTGCAATGGTGATTTGTTAAGTCGTTTAAATGTTTCTACAAAATTCGGGAATCATTTCCCAGAAATATATCTTCAGGAACAAAATACGGTGAGTGCTGAAAAAAAATTATCGGAGTCAAACTTCAATAAAAGTAAAGCAACGGTCGGCTTTCATCCTGGGTGCAATCCATCGGCATCGTTTAAAAGATGGCCAACAGAACGTTATGCCCAACTTGCCGATTGGCTTCAAAAAGAAATAGGTGTTCAAGTGATCATCGTTGGCGGCAAAGATGAAATGTCCGATGTTCAAAAAATAAAATCTCAGATGGTCTCGATTCCAGTCGTCGTTGCCGGAAAATGTACTTTAAAAGAAACGGCTGCCGTTATTAAAAAATGTTCCTTTTTTGTCACCAACGATTCCGGTATCATGCATTTAGCCACAGCGGTAAAGGTGCCAACGTTTGCGATTTTCGGCCCGAAAGACGACCGCCATATTGGTCCTTATGGAAATAATCATACTGTGATTCGGAATGGAAACGATGTTAAAAATGTTACCCTGGAACAAGTCAAACAAATACTGCTCGACAGTCCTTATGGAATTAAAGGATTAACTAATTCTGCCAATTAA
- a CDS encoding terpene cyclase/mutase family protein: MSDYFNRHQIELSDDIHVNAGAQWLFRAQKKAPDGGLSRGYYFSNGWRYSHVGCAGDAAETLFNMDNRHNVYYSTAIKVSDWLVRNQLSSGAFHKNYVYESEPRVINTALAIFGLNAAFKHTNDEKYLISAKKAGDWLVNVQEPDGSWRKFNFIYKSDIFTYHTKTAYSLFRIFQISGEEKYLQSCIKNIEWSLQYQLANGYFLNASMNGDRDPHTHLIAYVLRGLVEVGIVLNNLKYVHAVEAAVSGMMKIFYSLKFLPATLNSSWGNFNNYFNKFVQSSCLCGDAEIAIVALRLYEFSKREQYYFFARDLIRGLKRMHDTTHPNLDIRGGLKGSSKIYDVFYEQFAYPNWGVKFFIDALLLKKRIEMERLPIE, from the coding sequence ATGTCGGATTATTTCAATAGGCACCAAATAGAACTGTCAGACGACATTCATGTTAATGCGGGTGCTCAATGGTTGTTTCGTGCTCAAAAAAAAGCTCCTGATGGCGGACTTTCGCGTGGATATTATTTTTCAAATGGTTGGCGTTATTCCCATGTTGGATGTGCGGGCGACGCAGCTGAGACACTATTCAATATGGATAATCGCCATAATGTGTATTATTCCACTGCAATTAAGGTTTCTGATTGGCTGGTTCGGAATCAATTATCTTCCGGAGCTTTTCACAAAAATTATGTGTATGAATCTGAGCCGCGCGTCATTAATACAGCCTTGGCGATTTTTGGCTTAAATGCTGCTTTTAAGCATACTAATGATGAAAAATATTTAATTTCTGCTAAAAAAGCCGGTGACTGGCTGGTAAATGTTCAGGAGCCTGACGGTTCTTGGCGGAAATTTAATTTTATCTACAAATCAGATATTTTTACTTATCATACTAAAACGGCATATTCATTATTCAGGATATTTCAAATAAGCGGCGAAGAAAAATATTTACAATCGTGTATCAAGAATATTGAATGGAGCCTTCAATACCAATTGGCCAATGGCTATTTTCTGAACGCATCGATGAATGGTGATCGTGATCCTCACACGCATTTAATTGCCTATGTTCTTCGGGGGTTGGTGGAAGTTGGAATTGTTCTCAATAATTTGAAATACGTTCATGCCGTTGAAGCGGCCGTTTCAGGGATGATGAAAATATTTTATTCGTTAAAATTTTTACCAGCTACTTTAAACTCAAGCTGGGGTAATTTTAATAACTATTTCAATAAATTTGTACAGTCTTCTTGCCTGTGTGGCGATGCGGAGATTGCAATCGTGGCGTTACGCCTTTATGAATTCTCTAAAAGAGAACAATATTATTTTTTTGCCCGTGATCTTATTCGCGGGCTCAAGCGTATGCATGACACAACCCATCCTAATCTAGACATCCGCGGAGGCTTAAAAGGAAGTAGTAAAATTTATGATGTTTTTTACGAGCAATTTGCCTATCCGAATTGGGGTGTCAAATTTTTCATTGACGCGTTGTTACTAAAAAAAAGAATTGAAATGGAGAGGTTGCCGATAGAATGA
- a CDS encoding GNAT family N-acetyltransferase — protein MKVVCHTRFEDIIGLDLFWKSAISEIQSDLYVHYNFFWIKNWIETVYSQDLKNQYQFKILVAYEGDSIIGVLPLMLEVRMRKKIFPYRYMVFIGHGMVDYADFVIPHHCPYETRLRIIDSFLKYLFKHHYGWEEIRFDLIPESSLNLPILTNLLNSKASMTLTQTLNLFIETKGNWQDFIATKGKDITSDVNRRINKLRRSGSFEFRFNEAISFESFFDEIKRIHIKRQDMLKRNSFYQETGTQNFVFNTMLWTKKENILDYCALLLNDKIIAYMFGFRINAVRYSWNVGFDPDFAELSPGKILLFMWIKEAFENPEVNEFNFMRGDADFKRKWTEKNRLTYKLRFKSNNMYQKLISSFHGSRS, from the coding sequence ATGAAAGTAGTATGCCACACACGATTTGAAGATATCATCGGTCTCGACTTGTTTTGGAAATCGGCGATCTCAGAAATACAAAGCGATTTATACGTTCATTATAATTTTTTTTGGATAAAAAATTGGATCGAGACTGTTTATTCTCAGGATTTGAAAAACCAATATCAATTTAAAATTCTGGTTGCTTATGAAGGTGATTCTATCATAGGCGTTTTACCGTTGATGCTTGAAGTTCGAATGCGTAAAAAAATATTTCCATATCGCTACATGGTTTTTATTGGCCACGGCATGGTTGATTACGCTGATTTTGTGATTCCGCATCATTGCCCATATGAAACCAGATTAAGAATAATTGATTCGTTTTTAAAGTATTTGTTTAAACATCATTACGGGTGGGAAGAAATTAGGTTTGATCTTATTCCTGAATCTTCCCTTAACCTGCCAATTTTGACAAACCTTCTTAATTCTAAAGCTTCGATGACTCTCACTCAAACTTTGAATTTGTTCATTGAAACTAAGGGTAATTGGCAGGACTTTATAGCTACCAAAGGTAAAGATATAACCTCGGATGTGAATAGACGTATCAACAAGTTGAGAAGATCAGGTAGCTTTGAATTTAGATTTAATGAAGCTATTTCATTTGAAAGTTTTTTTGACGAGATCAAACGAATTCATATTAAACGTCAAGACATGTTAAAACGAAATAGTTTTTATCAGGAAACTGGGACGCAAAATTTTGTATTTAACACCATGTTGTGGACTAAAAAAGAAAATATACTAGATTATTGTGCATTATTGCTTAATGACAAAATAATTGCATACATGTTCGGATTTCGGATCAATGCAGTCCGATATTCATGGAATGTAGGTTTTGATCCTGATTTTGCAGAATTATCACCTGGAAAAATTTTACTTTTTATGTGGATCAAAGAAGCATTTGAAAATCCTGAAGTCAACGAATTCAATTTTATGAGGGGGGATGCAGATTTTAAACGAAAATGGACTGAAAAAAACCGTTTAACCTATAAGCTAAGATTTAAAAGTAACAATATGTATCAAAAATTAATAAGTTCATTTCATGGATCCAGATCTTGA
- the asnB gene encoding asparagine synthase (glutamine-hydrolyzing), with protein MCGIAGIIHINRQPVDRSLVLNMARSLAHRGPDGDSFYVKDYVGLAHRRLSIIDLSTGDQPMFSDDGNIVIIYNGEMYNFKEVRDKLQKLGHVFRTKSDTEVIIHAYQEWKENCLHEFRGMFAFVLWDAANQIIFAARDRIGIKPFYYYCDDKKFLFGSEIKAILQDTSIDRHLNHSALLEYLQFGYVPQPRSIYQTIHKLPPAHYLRIDLNRGSPELKPYWNFSFSIDDNQSETRWLEEIEGCLSETVKQHMISDVPIGAFLSGGVDSSTVSAFMAKHTPNLKTFTIGLNEEGFDERPFAQQVADRLHSEHFEKNVIPEDIRELLPKLVWHYDEPFADSSAVPTYYISKVIRENVTVALSGDGGDEIFGGYKRYIDTLEYFSQWSQTSELLKHMKALTVKAARIAPAWFVGKNFIQHQSQHPLQRYYGSVNIFKDDQIQSLVRQQVPYRNSWFDEYYDHGRDFLSNMQNIDIHTYLPENNLTKVDRASMAHSIEVRVPLLDHKLIELVARTPARIRMKNGETKYLLKKITEKYLPTEVLYRRKRGFSLPMKDWFKGDASLMEYASHTILGNEFIKEQFRTDIIEKMIAEHTLTSKNHAPRIWSLLFLSVWYDTYYKKM; from the coding sequence ATGTGCGGCATAGCAGGTATCATACATATTAACAGGCAACCGGTTGATCGCTCGTTGGTTTTGAATATGGCGCGATCGCTGGCTCATCGGGGACCTGACGGAGATAGCTTTTACGTTAAAGACTATGTCGGCTTGGCCCACCGCCGTTTGAGTATCATCGATTTATCAACAGGCGATCAGCCAATGTTCAGCGATGATGGCAACATTGTGATTATTTATAACGGCGAAATGTATAATTTCAAAGAGGTCAGGGATAAGCTTCAAAAATTAGGGCATGTATTCCGCACAAAAAGCGATACCGAAGTCATTATTCACGCTTATCAAGAGTGGAAGGAAAATTGTTTACACGAATTTAGAGGCATGTTTGCCTTCGTTTTGTGGGATGCTGCAAACCAAATAATTTTTGCCGCCAGAGACAGGATAGGCATTAAACCCTTTTACTATTACTGTGATGATAAAAAGTTTTTATTCGGATCGGAGATAAAAGCAATTTTACAAGATACATCTATTGACCGGCATTTAAATCATTCAGCGTTGCTGGAATATTTGCAATTCGGATACGTTCCGCAGCCGCGTTCTATTTATCAAACTATTCACAAACTTCCTCCAGCCCATTATTTGAGAATTGATTTGAATCGTGGTAGCCCGGAATTAAAGCCTTATTGGAATTTCAGTTTTTCAATTGATGATAATCAAAGTGAGACAAGGTGGCTGGAAGAAATTGAAGGCTGTTTGTCCGAAACTGTGAAACAACACATGATTAGCGATGTTCCCATAGGCGCTTTTCTAAGTGGAGGTGTAGATTCCAGTACGGTTTCGGCTTTTATGGCAAAACATACTCCGAATTTAAAAACCTTTACCATTGGCCTGAATGAAGAAGGTTTTGATGAAAGACCATTTGCGCAGCAAGTTGCCGATCGGCTGCATTCGGAACATTTTGAAAAAAACGTCATTCCTGAGGATATACGTGAACTCTTGCCCAAGCTGGTCTGGCATTATGATGAGCCTTTTGCCGACAGTTCAGCGGTTCCAACTTACTACATTTCAAAAGTAATTCGGGAGAATGTAACGGTTGCGCTTTCTGGCGATGGTGGCGATGAAATTTTCGGCGGATATAAACGATATATCGATACATTAGAATATTTTTCACAGTGGAGTCAAACATCCGAACTTTTGAAGCACATGAAAGCCTTAACCGTCAAAGCAGCACGGATTGCTCCTGCTTGGTTTGTCGGGAAAAATTTTATTCAGCATCAAAGCCAGCATCCGCTTCAGCGTTATTATGGATCAGTCAATATTTTTAAAGACGATCAGATTCAGAGCTTAGTGCGGCAGCAAGTTCCGTATCGAAACAGTTGGTTTGATGAATATTATGATCATGGTCGTGATTTTCTATCCAATATGCAGAATATTGATATCCATACGTATTTACCTGAAAATAATCTCACTAAAGTGGACCGAGCCAGCATGGCCCATTCTATCGAAGTCAGAGTACCGTTGCTGGATCATAAGTTGATAGAACTCGTAGCCAGAACGCCGGCGCGCATTCGTATGAAAAATGGAGAAACTAAATATTTATTGAAAAAAATTACTGAAAAATATTTACCGACAGAGGTACTTTACCGGAGGAAAAGAGGGTTTTCACTGCCTATGAAGGATTGGTTCAAAGGCGACGCATCGCTAATGGAATATGCATCGCATACTATATTAGGCAATGAATTTATCAAAGAGCAATTCAGAACGGATATCATTGAAAAAATGATTGCTGAACATACATTGACTTCGAAGAATCATGCGCCCAGGATCTGGTCCCTCCTTTTTCTTAGTGTATGGTACGATACATACTATAAAAAAATGTAA
- a CDS encoding class I SAM-dependent methyltransferase, which translates to MDPDLDQIREIALRDEQAVSYEDSFKRTRGSVGYKAQIAAIISFLSPRKSEAIIDAGCGTGIYTLALAQHVKKLISVDFSGRSIDILNQELTKKQITNVATIVSDLSSVEFGNELFDKAISIEVLQHIPSREKKIQVLKNICKALKPGGQLVICVYRYGGWISPPQPQEEFNHKGTGLYRFAFTETDCRELLEESGYQIVKKRGLFNLPKRIRKRLPDQLWWLEFLSTKFLWSAKTGAYLLIAAKKIK; encoded by the coding sequence ATGGATCCAGATCTTGATCAAATTCGTGAAATAGCCTTGAGAGACGAACAAGCTGTTTCGTATGAAGATTCCTTTAAAAGGACCCGAGGTTCAGTAGGCTATAAAGCGCAGATTGCTGCTATTATTTCATTTTTATCACCGCGAAAAAGTGAAGCTATCATCGATGCCGGCTGTGGCACAGGCATTTATACTCTTGCTTTAGCCCAGCATGTCAAGAAATTGATATCGGTAGATTTCTCTGGACGAAGCATCGATATTTTAAATCAAGAATTAACAAAGAAACAAATTACCAATGTAGCTACAATTGTTTCAGATCTGAGTAGTGTGGAATTTGGAAATGAATTATTCGATAAAGCTATTTCAATTGAAGTATTGCAGCATATCCCGTCGCGGGAAAAGAAAATTCAAGTGTTAAAAAATATCTGTAAAGCGTTGAAACCAGGCGGGCAACTGGTTATATGCGTTTATCGATATGGCGGTTGGATTTCGCCGCCTCAACCGCAAGAAGAATTTAATCATAAAGGAACGGGTTTGTATCGATTTGCTTTTACTGAAACAGATTGTAGAGAATTGCTTGAGGAATCAGGTTACCAAATCGTAAAAAAAAGAGGGCTATTCAATCTTCCTAAAAGAATTCGAAAACGACTACCCGATCAATTATGGTGGCTTGAGTTTCTAAGCACGAAATTTTTGTGGTCTGCAAAGACGGGAGCGTATCTTTTAATTGCTGCAAAAAAAATTAAATAA